From a single Pseudobutyrivibrio xylanivorans genomic region:
- the deoC gene encoding deoxyribose-phosphate aldolase has protein sequence MDIKNILSKCDHTLLGVDATWNDIKGIVDDGMKYETASVCIPASFVKQAAEYVKEQGGHLPICTVIGFPNGYATTASKCFMASDAVDNGASEVDMVINVGWVKEGRYDDVLAEINAIKAACKGKLLKVIIECCLLTDEEKIKMCEVVSKSDADYIKTSTGFSTGGATFDDIKLMADHMTNGKLIKAAGGIADLEDAQKFIDLGASRLGTSRVVKAVKGLPNDGKY, from the coding sequence ATGGATATTAAGAATATTTTAAGCAAATGCGACCACACTTTACTTGGTGTTGATGCAACATGGAATGACATTAAGGGGATTGTAGATGACGGAATGAAATACGAAACTGCTTCAGTTTGTATTCCTGCTAGCTTCGTAAAGCAGGCTGCTGAGTACGTTAAGGAGCAGGGAGGACACCTTCCAATCTGTACAGTAATCGGTTTTCCAAATGGCTATGCTACAACAGCTTCTAAGTGCTTCATGGCATCAGATGCTGTAGATAACGGTGCTTCAGAAGTAGATATGGTTATCAATGTAGGTTGGGTTAAGGAAGGACGTTACGATGATGTCCTTGCAGAGATTAATGCAATCAAGGCTGCTTGCAAGGGCAAGCTCCTTAAGGTAATCATCGAGTGCTGTCTTCTTACAGATGAAGAAAAGATTAAGATGTGCGAAGTTGTTTCAAAGTCTGATGCAGATTACATCAAGACATCAACAGGCTTCTCTACAGGCGGAGCTACATTCGACGACATCAAGCTTATGGCTGACCACATGACAAACGGAAAGCTTATCAAGGCAGCAGGTGGTATCGCTGATCTTGAGGATGCTCAGAAGTTTATCGACCTTGGAGCTTCAAGACTTGGAACAAGCCGTGTTGTTAAGGCTGTAAAGGGACTTCCAAACGACGGAAAGTACTAA
- a CDS encoding valine--tRNA ligase — MKELAKTYDPKGLEDRLYKKWEENGYFHAEVDRSKKPFTIVMPPPNITGQLHMGHALDNTMQDILIRYKRMQGYSALWQPGTDHAAIATEVKVIEHLKKQGIEKDSLGREGFLEKCWDWKDEYGTRIINQLKKMGSSADWERERFTMDEGCSKAVEEVFVKLFNEGYIYKGNRIINWCPVCQTSISDAEVEHEEQAGHFWHMKYEIVGEPGRFVTFATTRPETMLGDTAVAVNPKDERYQDIIGKTVMLPFVNREIPVVADEYVDMEFGTGVVKITPAHDPNDFEVGKRHNLPVINILNDDATINSNGGEFEGMDRYEARKLIVQKMDEMGLLVKIEEHTHNVGTHDRCKTTVEPMVKPQWFVAMEELAKPAIEAIKTGELQFVPKNYDKTYLHWLENIRDWCISRQLWWGHRIPAYYCEKCGETVVARSADAPTVCPKCGHTHMKQDEDTLDTWFSSALWPFSTLGWPNNTEELDYFYPTDVLVTGYDIIFFWVIRMVFSGYAHTGKSPFHTVLIHGLVRDSQGRKMSKSLGNGIDPLEIIDNYGADALRLTLITGNAPGNDMRFYNERVENSRNFANKVWNASRFIMMNLADNAVTEPAEADLATEDKWIISAVNTLAKDVTENMDKYELGIAVQKVYDFIWDQFCDWYIEIVKPRMYSQEYTASKNAALWTAKFALTNALKMLHPFMPFITEEIFCTLQSEEETIMLSAWPEYDEAKNFPVEEAKVERAKDVVRGMRQLRTDMDVPPSKKAAIHIVAEDAAVRGIFEEITPIFATLAGATDVIVQADKLGIGSDAVSAVIPDATLFVPLEDLVDFEKEKERLTKEKEKLEKELARSRGMLSNEKFMSKAPEAKVAEEREKLAKYEQMMAQVEARLASMR, encoded by the coding sequence GAGGTAGACCGCAGCAAGAAGCCATTTACAATTGTAATGCCACCTCCAAATATCACAGGACAGCTCCACATGGGACATGCCCTTGATAACACAATGCAGGATATTCTTATTAGATATAAAAGAATGCAGGGTTACTCAGCTCTTTGGCAGCCAGGTACAGACCATGCAGCTATTGCTACAGAGGTAAAGGTTATCGAGCACCTTAAGAAGCAGGGCATCGAGAAAGACAGCCTTGGTCGTGAGGGATTCCTTGAGAAGTGCTGGGACTGGAAGGATGAGTACGGAACACGTATCATCAACCAGCTTAAGAAGATGGGTTCTTCAGCTGACTGGGAGCGTGAGAGATTCACAATGGATGAAGGTTGCTCAAAGGCTGTTGAGGAAGTTTTTGTTAAGCTTTTCAACGAAGGCTACATTTACAAGGGAAACCGTATCATCAACTGGTGTCCAGTTTGCCAGACTTCTATTTCTGATGCTGAGGTTGAGCATGAGGAGCAGGCAGGTCATTTCTGGCACATGAAGTACGAAATCGTTGGTGAGCCAGGACGTTTCGTTACATTCGCTACTACACGTCCAGAGACAATGCTTGGTGATACAGCTGTTGCTGTAAACCCTAAGGACGAGAGATACCAGGATATCATCGGAAAGACTGTAATGCTTCCATTTGTTAATCGTGAGATTCCAGTTGTTGCTGATGAGTATGTTGATATGGAATTTGGTACTGGTGTTGTTAAGATTACACCAGCACACGACCCTAACGATTTCGAGGTAGGTAAGAGACATAACCTTCCTGTAATCAATATCCTTAACGATGATGCTACTATCAATTCAAACGGTGGCGAGTTCGAGGGTATGGATAGATACGAGGCTCGTAAGCTCATTGTTCAGAAGATGGATGAGATGGGTCTTCTTGTTAAGATTGAAGAGCATACACATAATGTAGGAACACATGACAGATGTAAGACTACTGTAGAGCCTATGGTTAAGCCACAGTGGTTCGTTGCAATGGAAGAGCTTGCAAAGCCTGCTATCGAAGCTATCAAGACAGGCGAGCTTCAGTTCGTTCCTAAGAACTACGACAAGACATATTTACACTGGCTTGAGAACATCCGTGACTGGTGTATTTCACGTCAGTTATGGTGGGGACACAGAATCCCAGCATACTACTGCGAGAAGTGTGGTGAGACAGTTGTAGCACGCTCAGCTGATGCTCCAACAGTTTGCCCTAAGTGCGGACACACTCACATGAAGCAGGATGAGGATACACTTGATACATGGTTCTCATCAGCACTTTGGCCATTCTCAACACTTGGTTGGCCAAATAACACAGAGGAACTTGATTATTTCTATCCAACAGACGTACTTGTTACTGGATACGATATCATCTTCTTCTGGGTAATCAGAATGGTATTCTCAGGATATGCGCACACAGGAAAGTCTCCATTTCACACAGTACTTATTCACGGTCTCGTTCGTGATTCACAGGGCCGCAAGATGTCTAAGTCACTTGGAAATGGTATCGATCCACTTGAGATTATTGATAACTACGGCGCAGATGCACTTCGTCTTACACTTATCACAGGTAATGCACCTGGTAACGACATGCGTTTCTACAACGAGCGTGTTGAGAACAGCCGTAACTTCGCTAACAAGGTATGGAATGCTTCACGTTTCATCATGATGAACCTTGCAGACAATGCAGTTACAGAGCCAGCTGAGGCAGACCTTGCAACAGAGGATAAGTGGATTATTTCTGCAGTTAACACTTTAGCCAAAGATGTTACTGAAAATATGGATAAATATGAGCTTGGTATCGCAGTTCAGAAGGTATATGATTTTATTTGGGATCAGTTCTGCGACTGGTATATCGAGATTGTAAAGCCTCGTATGTACTCTCAGGAGTATACAGCTAGCAAGAATGCAGCACTTTGGACAGCTAAGTTCGCACTTACAAATGCCCTTAAGATGCTTCACCCATTCATGCCATTCATCACAGAGGAAATCTTCTGCACACTTCAGAGCGAAGAGGAGACAATCATGCTCTCAGCTTGGCCTGAGTATGATGAGGCAAAGAACTTCCCAGTAGAGGAAGCAAAGGTTGAGCGTGCAAAGGACGTTGTTCGTGGTATGAGACAGCTTCGTACTGATATGGATGTTCCACCTTCAAAGAAGGCAGCTATCCACATCGTAGCTGAGGATGCAGCAGTTCGCGGTATCTTTGAGGAGATTACACCTATCTTTGCAACTCTTGCAGGTGCTACAGATGTAATCGTTCAGGCTGACAAGCTTGGCATTGGAAGTGATGCAGTTTCAGCTGTTATCCCTGATGCAACACTCTTTGTTCCACTTGAGGATCTTGTAGACTTCGAGAAGGAGAAGGAGCGTCTCACAAAGGAAAAAGAAAAGCTTGAGAAGGAGCTTGCTCGTTCGCGTGGAATGCTTTCAAATGAGAAATTCATGAGCAAAGCACCAGAGGCAAAGGTTGCCGAGGAGCGAGAAAAACTTGCAAAATATGAGCAGATGATGGCCCAGGTTGAGGCGCGTCTAGCCTCAATGCGTTAA